A window of Ruminococcus champanellensis 18P13 = JCM 17042 contains these coding sequences:
- a CDS encoding RNA polymerase sigma factor, translating into MDEKRPKRRKDKDNPYTLSKRQDKHYLSFRDGQGVLRELLINKELFELLDCFELDDLSFLNEMDRHYEHSELTEATLYDRAFVLPESVEDAVLRNMRYEALHNAINKLPETQRRRLILYYFNGLTYSQIAEMEGCKYQTVQDSIYAALNNLKKILK; encoded by the coding sequence CCAAAACGCAGAAAAGACAAAGACAATCCCTATACACTTTCCAAACGACAGGACAAGCATTATCTTTCCTTTCGGGACGGACAAGGTGTGTTACGGGAATTGCTGATAAACAAAGAATTATTTGAACTTCTGGATTGCTTTGAACTGGACGATCTTTCATTTCTTAATGAAATGGATCGGCATTACGAGCATTCAGAACTTACCGAGGCTACTTTATATGACCGGGCGTTTGTTCTCCCGGAATCGGTTGAGGATGCGGTTCTTCGCAATATGCGGTATGAGGCGTTGCACAACGCTATAAACAAACTGCCCGAAACACAACGGCGCAGGCTCATACTGTATTATTTCAATGGACTTACATACTCCCAAATTGCAGAAATGGAGGGATGCAAATATCAGACGGTGCAGGATTCGATTTATGCCGCTCTGAATAATTTGAAAAAAATTTTGAAATAG
- a CDS encoding type II toxin-antitoxin system PemK/MazF family toxin has translation MNKTYLRGDIFYADLGKGVGSEQEGYRPVVIIQNNVGNRHSPTVIVAAISSRTATKSKLPTHYYIGTECGLEQPSIVLLEQLRTIDKRRLNNFVGRLSAGQITEMNHALAISIDLIDSIPKKLILCLCNTCADKFCGMGVFDLRKVESPQEKHGACANCNRRDGFNYEVIPKGR, from the coding sequence ATGAACAAAACATATTTACGGGGCGATATTTTCTATGCTGATCTCGGCAAAGGTGTCGGCTCGGAACAAGAGGGCTATCGCCCGGTCGTTATCATTCAGAACAATGTCGGTAATCGTCACAGCCCTACGGTCATTGTGGCCGCCATATCAAGCCGTACAGCCACGAAAAGCAAATTACCCACTCACTATTACATCGGGACGGAATGTGGCCTTGAACAGCCCTCTATCGTTCTTCTGGAACAACTGCGAACCATTGACAAACGCCGATTGAATAATTTTGTCGGCAGACTATCGGCTGGACAGATTACAGAAATGAATCACGCCCTTGCTATCAGCATTGATCTGATAGATAGTATTCCGAAAAAACTCATACTTTGCCTTTGCAACACCTGTGCCGATAAATTCTGCGGTATGGGTGTTTTTGATTTACGCAAGGTTGAATCCCCGCAGGAGAAACACGGCGCTTGTGCCAACTGCAACCGCAGAGATGGCTTCAATTATGAGGTCATTCCAAAAGGCAGATAG
- a CDS encoding helix-turn-helix domain-containing protein, with the protein MKSQDAYKLLFCDYPDVVTVEQMCEMLGGISTKTAYRLLKAGTIKSFVVGRRYRIPKLNILEYLELIEKSNA; encoded by the coding sequence ATGAAGTCACAGGACGCCTATAAACTCCTTTTTTGCGATTATCCTGATGTCGTTACAGTTGAGCAGATGTGTGAAATGCTCGGCGGCATAAGTACCAAGACAGCATATCGCCTTTTGAAAGCAGGCACGATTAAAAGTTTTGTTGTCGGCCGCCGTTATCGAATCCCAAAGCTCAACATTTTAGAGTATTTGGAATTGATAGAAAAATCTAATGCGTGA